CAAAATAGCTCTTGATTTCATCGTCCTTGTTGAGTGAGCGCGACGACTGCTTGCTCAATGCGATGTCAGAAACGAGCTTTGCGTACGCCTTCTCGAAACGAGCTTTGGAGGCATTGATTTTGACTCCGTGTTCTTCATCAGCCCTGATACAAAGAGCCTCCCGACCGGCCTTTGAATTGAACACCCGTTCGATCGTAGTGAAGATCTTGGCTCGTGGATTTTCCACCTTGGCCTTAACTTCGTCTTCCAGTTGAACCGATCGTGCCATATCAGCAATGGCTCGAAATTGCCGGGCCTCCTGAATATCCGCAGTCGTGAATCCAAGTCTGTCCCGGATCTGCCCGTTTGTGTACCCTTCCTGCAATTTGTCTAGGATAAAGCTGGATCGGTTCTCCTTGGTCCAGCTCAGAACTGCTGTTTCCGCGTGCCTGGCAGCCACTTGCCGATCTGTAGCGCGGCGGCTAGGCGCAATTACGACCGGGACCTTGACCAATGTGTTTATGTCGTCGATTTGCCGGCGCAAGCGGTCAACTTGACGGTGTGGGGTTCCTTCCAAAAGGCCCGGCTCTCGGAGGGCTTTTAGTGCGGCCAAACGCCGGTTGCCCTCGACCACGATCAGCCGATCTTCCTCTCTGACAACCAAAAGCGGCTCGGTCACGAAGAAGCCGTGTTTGGCAATGCTCCGTGCCACTTCAATGGCCTTATCATGGTCAAATAGAAACTGCATCAGCTCCCGCGGAGCCTTCCCGCTGCTCTCGCGCCCCAAGCGAGGATTCTTGTGGTCCAGGTGAAGGGAGGTGATGGCGCGCGTCGTTGATTGCCAGGTGTTAGTGGTCATTGGATTCCATGTTCTCCATGTCGTCCCCTCTTTTATAAATCACGCCTGAGCCTTGGGGATTGCCCATCCGGATCAGCCTACCTCGCTAACGTTCCGGCTATCCAGCGCCGCTAAGAGCACCAATTAAAAAATCGCATTGTGTTCGGCGCCTGATTGAGCTGCCGGTTATATCATTTAAAATTTTTTTTATAAGCTTCTGAATATTTGTTAGTTATACTGCGCACGTCCAATTCATGTGCAGTTATTAGTTCTTGAATTTTATGATCGCTTACATCCAACCAAACATATTGAGCAAACTCTTTGAAGAAGCTCTTCACATTATTCTTTAGTTTATTCAAAGCATTCTTTCGCATTACCTCAACAGGATGTGTGAAATCGGCATGGTACGAGAGCTTAATAGTCGGGATAATAATAATTCGCTTGCACTTCGCATCACCATAAATACTTTCGAACCACGCCGCATGGGTATTCATTTGCCCTGCTTCGTGTTTCGAGATTTCAGATCTAGTGTCCTCCACTTCGTTTTTACATTCCATCAGAATATATTGATTTTCCACTCCGCACCAAAGATTATCAGGCCCTTTTTTTATTTCTTTATCGGGTCGCTGGCTCATAAAGCCAATAGACTTCCCTAATTCTCTTAATGCGGCTTCGAACTTCTCAGATGGCATACCGAAGGATAAATTCTGAAGAATTCCCTCCAATGATATCATCATTTCCTGGTAGTTTTGATATTGTCTCATCCACTCTTTTATTCTCTTAACCCTATTTTCATTAACGAATTCAATCTTTTTGTAATTGATTCCCTCAGTGGGTTTAAGGAGTTGAAGGTTATTCATAAATGCAGTTTTTTGTATTTTTATTGAATCAACTTTGCTAGTTCGATACTTGTACCTAGCAAGTTGCTGTAGGTACCACGCTCGCTCCAAATCATTGACACTAAACTTGTCACACAATTCCTGCATTAATTCGCAAGCTTTATCAGAGTTTCCACCAATGAATTGTCTTTCAGCATCATATTCTATTTGCAATATTTCATAGATGTCCTTCCGTTCCTCTGTTGTCGAGATATTGCCCATTAACTCTGCATAATATTCTTTCCAACCCTCATCTCTCCCTATTACTTGGTTCATTAGATTTACTAACACCTTATATGGTTCTTCATCATCGGCTTCTTCAGTCGCAAATGACGCCACTTGAATCCCAATTTCAAGTTGATTTCGAGTTTGATCTGAAAAATACTTGTTGCTTAGAGGGCTTTTGACAAATTTGACTAGGTCGCCCCCCACTAATACAATTATACTGTAATCTTTTTCACCTCTTACGCTACGCCCCAATCCTTGTTCAACCTTTTGGGCAATACGGATGTTTACGATATCGCTATCAGGGCGACAATCTTCCTCATATCTGTCCGCAAGCGAATCAAAGTATGGTTTGGAATCTATAATCAAGATGCGACATGCATTATCAGGCAAATCCAATCCATCATATCTATTCACGAATACGACAGTTTGGCGATAATGCCCTTCTTTTAGCGCCTTAACTACTTGAAAAATATTACTACTAGTCGCAACTCTGGCACCGATTTTTTCATATTGAACCTTTTTTTTGAAGCTTGGCACGAGGGAAACTATACCAAATTGACGTGAGGAATTGGTCTTTGCCAACCAATGGATAACTGAATCTCGATCAAGATCCTCACTAATCAAAGAAGGGATTAATATCATTTTTTCACCCGACCATTTGAGTTCCTTATTGGTCAGAGGGTCTTCAACAGATTTGATGTCAAACCCCAACCCTTTTATAAAGAACGAATCATCTTGGGTGGTTGCAGACATTAGCACTCGACATCTTGCCCTTGAGAATGTCCCGAAACTATCTATCGGCATTAATGTAGGTGAGATTTCTAGTGATTGGCCTGAAATGAAAGCCTGACAATTGGCTACTTGATCTTTAATTACAGGCCATACAAATTTAACTTCTACATCATTTTTGCAATTAATTATTGATTTTGTGATTTCGTCACGCTTTTCGTACCAGCTCCAATAAGGAATTGGAAGCATAGTATTATAATCGCCGGTTTCGATTTCCAGGAAACTTCCTTCTCCTTGCCCTTTTATGTCTTCCTCAAAAATAGAAATAACCTTCTTGTATAGCTCATGATCCTCTCCAACTTTGATTGTTAGCGAATCTTTTATCGAATCAATACATGCGTGAGAATCATCAAGAATAATTGCTCCGATATTGACAGACTGATTTCCTAAACCAAAAATGGTTTTCCCGTTAAAAACTTTTTGCACATGAGTTATTAATATTTTAGACCCACTAAGAAATTCTTCTGGGAGATTGTTGCCTTGGTCAATTTCGCAAATTGGTATCCCAAATTTTACAGCTTCCTGTCGAACCTGTTCGGCGAGGTATATGTTCGGACAAATATACAAACAAGGTCCATCGTTAGAATTTATTTTCGAGTATAACAGCAATAACCCAATCAGAGTTTTCCCTTCGCCAGTATGCAGCTTGATAATATTATTTTTTTCATCTTTCCGGGAAGAGAACCATTCTGACAGCACACGTTCCTGTGAGGGGCGGAGTGGGCCAGTTTCACTGCTTCGATCAAGTGAAGCATAAATTTCCAGCGGATTGATTTTCTTTGGAAGCGTTTTATTTTTTAATCTTTTTTTAAAATCAACCATTACTATTTTTCCTTATTGGGCTTGATTAATCTTTGGTGACATAACGCCGAACTCAGCCGCAGAGGGCCGCGCAGCGACCCGATGTCGGCGGGAGCGTAGTGTCAAATGCCATATACAACCCTGTTCAACCGACTAACTAGATTTGCAACGAACTCCTTGCAGTCCCGCGCATATCGCGGCTGCATGTGACGAGCCTGCCCATGTTGATCTCGGTCTCCTTCATGGGCTATCTGGTTTCGGCGCTTGACGTAGTTCGCTAGCTGCCGCTTTATATCGTTACTGGTCGAATTCGGGCCTGGCCAGATTGCGGAAACGCGGGTAAAAATGTCTTCATATCCAATCAGCGCATACCCGGCGATGATCTTATCGGGGGACTGATAGGATAAGAACGAAAG
The Gammaproteobacteria bacterium DNA segment above includes these coding regions:
- a CDS encoding DEAD/DEAH box helicase family protein — encoded protein: MVDFKKRLKNKTLPKKINPLEIYASLDRSSETGPLRPSQERVLSEWFSSRKDEKNNIIKLHTGEGKTLIGLLLLYSKINSNDGPCLYICPNIYLAEQVRQEAVKFGIPICEIDQGNNLPEEFLSGSKILITHVQKVFNGKTIFGLGNQSVNIGAIILDDSHACIDSIKDSLTIKVGEDHELYKKVISIFEEDIKGQGEGSFLEIETGDYNTMLPIPYWSWYEKRDEITKSIINCKNDVEVKFVWPVIKDQVANCQAFISGQSLEISPTLMPIDSFGTFSRARCRVLMSATTQDDSFFIKGLGFDIKSVEDPLTNKELKWSGEKMILIPSLISEDLDRDSVIHWLAKTNSSRQFGIVSLVPSFKKKVQYEKIGARVATSSNIFQVVKALKEGHYRQTVVFVNRYDGLDLPDNACRILIIDSKPYFDSLADRYEEDCRPDSDIVNIRIAQKVEQGLGRSVRGEKDYSIIVLVGGDLVKFVKSPLSNKYFSDQTRNQLEIGIQVASFATEEADDEEPYKVLVNLMNQVIGRDEGWKEYYAELMGNISTTEERKDIYEILQIEYDAERQFIGGNSDKACELMQELCDKFSVNDLERAWYLQQLARYKYRTSKVDSIKIQKTAFMNNLQLLKPTEGINYKKIEFVNENRVKRIKEWMRQYQNYQEMMISLEGILQNLSFGMPSEKFEAALRELGKSIGFMSQRPDKEIKKGPDNLWCGVENQYILMECKNEVEDTRSEISKHEAGQMNTHAAWFESIYGDAKCKRIIIIPTIKLSYHADFTHPVEVMRKNALNKLKNNVKSFFKEFAQYVWLDVSDHKIQELITAHELDVRSITNKYSEAYKKNFK